A single window of Kitasatospora sp. HUAS MG31 DNA harbors:
- a CDS encoding M14 family metallopeptidase has translation MRLPRRGRPALAVAALLSLALASPVAAPSAAARPGTPAASAEESVRQYQVDGPRTVADRTAVAATGVSVDEVDTASLVVSANPAELLRLRALGWRLTPLPGPEEDASVLPGATLKDFPSKDSAYHNYAEAAADIDAVVAAHPSIMSKQVIGTSYEGRDIVAVKISDNVATDEAEPEVLFTHHQHAREHLTVEMALYLLHELGDKYATDPRIAAVVNSREIWVVPDLNPDGGEYDIATGRYRSWRKDRQPNAGSSYAGTDLNRNWNYKWGCCGGSSGSTSSETYRGSAPESAKETKVVAEFVRSRVVGGKQQITAAIDFHTYSELVLWPFGWTTANTATGMTADEYNTFATFGRTMAGTNGYTPEQSSDLYITDGSIDDWLWGSQKVFAYTFEMYPSSGGGGFYPPDEVIGRETARNREAVLLLLENADCLYRAIGKQQQYCGLPA, from the coding sequence ATGCGACTGCCCCGACGCGGCAGGCCGGCGCTGGCCGTCGCCGCCCTGCTCTCCCTCGCCCTCGCCTCCCCCGTCGCGGCCCCCTCGGCCGCGGCCCGTCCCGGGACCCCGGCCGCCTCCGCCGAGGAGTCGGTCCGGCAGTACCAGGTCGACGGTCCCCGGACCGTCGCCGACCGGACCGCGGTCGCCGCGACCGGCGTCTCCGTCGACGAGGTGGACACCGCCTCGCTGGTGGTCAGCGCCAACCCGGCCGAGCTGCTCCGGCTGCGGGCCCTCGGCTGGCGGCTCACCCCGCTGCCCGGCCCGGAGGAGGACGCCTCCGTGCTGCCGGGTGCCACGCTCAAGGACTTCCCGTCCAAGGACTCCGCCTACCACAACTACGCGGAGGCGGCCGCCGACATCGACGCCGTGGTCGCGGCGCACCCGTCGATCATGAGCAAGCAGGTGATCGGCACGTCCTACGAGGGCCGCGACATCGTCGCCGTCAAGATCAGCGACAACGTGGCCACCGACGAGGCCGAGCCGGAGGTGCTGTTCACCCACCACCAGCACGCCCGGGAGCACCTCACCGTCGAGATGGCGCTCTACCTGCTGCACGAGCTCGGCGACAAGTACGCCACCGACCCGCGGATCGCCGCCGTGGTGAACAGCCGGGAGATCTGGGTGGTGCCGGACCTCAACCCGGACGGCGGCGAGTACGACATCGCCACCGGCCGCTACCGCAGCTGGCGCAAGGACCGGCAGCCCAACGCCGGCAGCAGCTACGCGGGCACCGACCTCAACCGGAACTGGAACTACAAGTGGGGCTGCTGCGGCGGCTCCTCCGGGTCCACCTCCAGCGAGACGTACCGCGGCAGCGCGCCGGAGTCCGCCAAGGAGACCAAGGTGGTCGCCGAATTCGTCCGCAGCCGGGTGGTCGGCGGCAAGCAGCAGATCACCGCGGCCATCGACTTCCACACCTACAGCGAGCTGGTGCTGTGGCCGTTCGGCTGGACCACCGCCAACACCGCCACCGGCATGACCGCCGACGAGTACAACACCTTCGCCACCTTCGGCCGGACCATGGCGGGCACCAACGGCTACACCCCCGAGCAGTCCAGCGACCTGTACATCACCGACGGCTCGATCGACGACTGGCTGTGGGGCAGCCAGAAGGTCTTCGCGTACACCTTCGAGATGTACCCCTCCAGCGGCGGGGGCGGGTTCTACCCGCCGGACGAGGTGATCGGCCGGGAGACCGCCCGCAACCGGGAGGCGGTGCTGCTCCTGCTGGAGAACGCCGACTGCCTGTACCGGGCGATCGGCAAGCAGCAGCAGTACTGCGGGCTCCCGGCCTGA
- a CDS encoding EF-hand domain-containing protein, whose protein sequence is MNIDTAKAAFARFDIDGDGFITPEEYSKVMAEMGDPYVTVPMAQAVISKADTSKDGQLNWDEFWAMQSA, encoded by the coding sequence ATGAACATCGACACGGCCAAGGCGGCGTTCGCGCGGTTCGACATCGACGGCGACGGCTTCATCACGCCGGAGGAGTACTCGAAGGTCATGGCGGAGATGGGCGACCCCTACGTCACCGTCCCGATGGCCCAGGCCGTCATCTCCAAGGCCGACACCAGCAAGGACGGCCAGCTGAACTGGGACGAGTTCTGGGCGATGCAGAGCGCCTGA
- a CDS encoding NAD-binding protein has protein sequence MSSATETTGPPAGLPVQPAAGPEPAAPAAHGPAARPEPAPHPAPDTATGRMVVCGRDALTHRLALELATLHGREVTVVLPSLQEGHGPQLTALAAELPAVRVLEATDLTPEVLTAAGVRDAAALALTGADDQVNIQAALRARRLNPGLRLVLRVYDRRLGRRVAQLLDRTAATRHPGASATVLSTSATAAPALVAAAVSGQSQVVNVAGRLLRATEADAARAGGPAGTAVATLALIPPGARRDAADLLPDPGAPAADRARRVVLELLVGSPESRRRRLPGLTGLPVATLFAPRLRWALASFAGVLAAVAALTSALTGGNPLHTGYLAVLDALAIADPATDGPAVRKVLQILTAVAGVLLMPVLTALALEAMGTFRAASALRRPPRGIAGHVVLVGLGRVGSRVLDRLWELGVPVVCVESDPGARGVARARAYGVPVLLGDATQDGVLEAARIGRARALLALTSSDGGNLEAALCAREADPGLRVVLGLFDDEFAGDVYRALRDSYPGAETRSHSVSFLSAPAFAAAMMGRQVLGAFTVGQQVVLIAAVDAAGHPELLGRTVAEAHRAGHWRLLALERGRSRAAAGPGPGLDWAPPAGHRLTEEDLVVVAATAAGLARLLAGGPVG, from the coding sequence ATGTCCTCCGCCACCGAGACCACCGGCCCGCCCGCCGGGCTGCCCGTCCAGCCCGCGGCCGGGCCCGAGCCGGCCGCACCCGCCGCCCACGGGCCCGCCGCCCGGCCCGAACCGGCCCCGCACCCCGCGCCGGACACCGCCACCGGCCGCATGGTCGTCTGCGGCCGGGACGCCCTCACCCACCGGCTGGCCCTCGAACTCGCCACCCTGCACGGCCGCGAGGTCACCGTGGTGCTGCCCTCGCTACAGGAGGGCCACGGCCCGCAGCTCACCGCCCTGGCCGCCGAACTGCCCGCCGTCCGGGTCCTGGAGGCCACCGACCTCACGCCCGAGGTGCTCACCGCCGCCGGTGTCCGGGACGCCGCCGCGCTCGCCCTCACCGGCGCCGACGACCAGGTCAACATCCAGGCCGCCCTGCGCGCCCGCCGGCTCAACCCGGGCCTGCGGCTGGTGCTCCGGGTGTACGACCGCCGGCTCGGCCGGCGCGTCGCGCAGCTGCTGGACCGGACCGCCGCCACCCGGCACCCGGGCGCCTCCGCCACCGTGCTCTCCACCTCGGCCACCGCCGCGCCCGCGCTGGTGGCGGCCGCCGTGTCCGGGCAGAGCCAGGTGGTCAACGTGGCCGGCCGGCTGCTGCGCGCCACCGAGGCGGACGCGGCCCGCGCCGGCGGCCCCGCCGGCACCGCGGTGGCCACCCTCGCCCTGATCCCGCCCGGGGCGCGCCGGGACGCCGCCGACCTGCTCCCCGACCCCGGCGCCCCCGCCGCGGACCGGGCCCGCCGGGTGGTGCTGGAGCTCCTGGTCGGCTCCCCCGAGTCCCGCCGCCGCCGGCTGCCCGGACTGACCGGTCTCCCGGTGGCCACCCTGTTCGCCCCGCGACTGCGCTGGGCGCTCGCCTCCTTCGCCGGCGTGCTGGCCGCCGTCGCCGCCCTCACCTCCGCGCTGACCGGCGGCAACCCGCTGCACACCGGCTACCTGGCCGTCCTGGACGCCCTCGCCATCGCCGACCCCGCCACCGACGGGCCGGCCGTCCGCAAGGTGCTGCAGATCCTCACCGCCGTGGCCGGTGTGCTGCTGATGCCCGTGCTCACCGCCCTCGCCCTGGAGGCGATGGGCACCTTCCGGGCGGCCTCCGCGCTGCGCCGGCCGCCGCGCGGGATCGCCGGCCACGTGGTGCTGGTGGGCCTGGGCCGGGTGGGCAGCCGGGTGCTCGACCGGCTCTGGGAGCTGGGCGTCCCGGTGGTCTGCGTGGAGAGCGACCCGGGCGCCCGAGGTGTGGCCCGGGCCCGCGCGTACGGGGTGCCGGTGCTGCTCGGCGACGCCACCCAGGACGGGGTGCTGGAGGCCGCCCGGATCGGCCGGGCGCGGGCGCTGCTGGCGCTCACCAGCTCGGACGGCGGCAACCTGGAGGCGGCACTGTGCGCCCGGGAGGCCGACCCGGGGCTGCGGGTGGTGCTGGGCCTGTTCGACGACGAGTTCGCCGGTGACGTGTACCGGGCGCTGCGCGACTCGTACCCGGGGGCGGAGACCCGTAGCCACAGCGTCTCGTTCCTGTCCGCCCCGGCCTTCGCCGCCGCGATGATGGGCCGGCAGGTGCTGGGCGCGTTCACGGTGGGCCAGCAGGTGGTGCTGATCGCGGCCGTGGACGCGGCCGGCCACCCCGAGCTGCTGGGCCGGACCGTCGCCGAGGCGCACCGGGCCGGACACTGGCGGCTCCTCGCCCTCGAACGCGGCCGGTCCCGCGCCGCCGCCGGTCCCGGGCCGGGCCTGGACTGGGCGCCGCCGGCCGGCCACCGGCTCACCGAGGAGGACCTGGTGGTGGTCGCCGCCACCGCCGCCGGCCTGGCCCGCCTGCTGGCCGGCGGCCCGGTCGGCTGA
- a CDS encoding EamA family transporter: MTREAVPFVVLAAALLHALWNALAHRGEDKTAGFALMATANAACGAVLACFAPLPDPAAWPYIAASTVLQVGYQLLLLQAYRLGDFGQMYPIARGTSPLVVALLSATVLGRPLPAAQALGVLVISSGLAGLAFAGGPPRRDRLPALGAALGAGVLIAGYTVVDATGVRRADTSAYLAWMFLAQGVALVLVLLAVRGWALLGDMRRRPGPGLGGGVMSLVAYGLVVWAQTVGDLAAIAALRETSILIAALIGAFVLREPLGRSRLAAGAAVLAGIVVLRLAG, encoded by the coding sequence GTGACCCGGGAAGCGGTCCCGTTCGTCGTCCTCGCCGCCGCGCTGCTGCACGCGCTGTGGAACGCCCTCGCCCACCGCGGCGAGGACAAAACGGCCGGGTTCGCCCTGATGGCCACCGCCAACGCGGCCTGCGGCGCCGTGCTCGCCTGCTTCGCCCCGCTCCCGGACCCGGCCGCCTGGCCGTACATCGCCGCCTCCACCGTGCTCCAGGTCGGCTACCAGCTGCTGCTGCTCCAGGCCTACCGGCTCGGCGACTTCGGGCAGATGTACCCGATCGCCCGCGGCACCTCCCCGCTGGTGGTGGCCCTGCTCTCGGCCACCGTGCTCGGGCGCCCGCTGCCCGCCGCGCAGGCGCTCGGGGTGCTGGTGATCTCGTCCGGCCTGGCCGGGCTGGCGTTCGCCGGCGGCCCGCCCCGGCGGGACCGACTGCCCGCGCTCGGCGCCGCCCTGGGCGCCGGGGTGCTGATCGCCGGGTACACCGTGGTGGACGCCACCGGTGTCCGCCGGGCGGACACCTCGGCGTACCTGGCCTGGATGTTCCTCGCCCAGGGCGTGGCCCTGGTCCTGGTCCTCCTCGCCGTCCGCGGGTGGGCGCTGCTCGGCGACATGCGCCGCCGGCCGGGGCCGGGCCTCGGCGGCGGGGTGATGTCCCTGGTCGCGTACGGGCTGGTGGTGTGGGCGCAGACGGTCGGCGACCTGGCCGCGATCGCGGCGCTGCGCGAGACCAGCATCCTGATCGCCGCCCTGATCGGCGCGTTCGTGCTGCGCGAGCCGCTCGGCCGGTCCCGGCTGGCCGCCGGCGCCGCGGTGCTGGCCGGCATCGTGGTGCTCCGGCTCGCCGGCTGA
- a CDS encoding DUF4132 domain-containing protein, with amino-acid sequence MGWVSAGDYQVALDRERKVVCRNAAGRPLKSVPAKLKDDPAVVELRRLAEWLEGHRRQCLQDVERWMIRSLPVPAAVIAAVWPDEAWQEVLRDLVVTGADGAVAGFLRSADPERGLGVVDLDGDSVRLADTEVRIPHPVLLEELDDLREFAVELGVTQRVQQLYREVWHRPADLAATATETDAFAGARYKELRELLGRCARLGYRVRGGYAVLPVVEDGRPLEARLWVGDYYDYDECETGALSWAGAGGRPVPLGEVGPVAWSEGMRMAAALHEGRTIEGEESA; translated from the coding sequence GTGGGGTGGGTATCCGCGGGTGACTACCAGGTCGCCCTCGACCGTGAACGGAAGGTCGTGTGCCGCAACGCGGCCGGCCGCCCGTTGAAGTCCGTGCCGGCCAAGCTCAAGGACGACCCGGCCGTGGTCGAACTGCGCCGGCTCGCCGAATGGCTGGAGGGCCACCGCCGGCAGTGCCTCCAGGACGTCGAGCGCTGGATGATCCGCTCGCTGCCCGTACCGGCCGCCGTGATCGCCGCGGTCTGGCCGGACGAGGCCTGGCAGGAGGTGCTGCGCGACCTGGTGGTCACCGGCGCCGACGGCGCGGTGGCCGGATTCCTGCGCTCCGCCGACCCCGAGCGCGGCCTCGGCGTGGTCGACCTGGACGGCGACTCCGTCCGGCTCGCCGACACCGAGGTCCGCATCCCGCACCCGGTCCTCCTGGAGGAGCTGGACGACCTGCGCGAGTTCGCCGTCGAACTCGGCGTCACCCAGCGGGTCCAGCAGCTCTACCGGGAGGTCTGGCACCGGCCCGCCGACCTCGCCGCCACGGCCACCGAGACCGACGCCTTCGCCGGCGCCCGCTACAAGGAGCTCCGCGAGCTGCTCGGCCGCTGCGCCCGCCTCGGCTACCGGGTCCGCGGCGGCTACGCCGTCCTGCCCGTGGTCGAGGACGGCCGCCCGCTGGAGGCCCGGCTCTGGGTCGGCGACTACTACGACTACGACGAGTGCGAGACCGGCGCGCTGAGCTGGGCCGGAGCGGGCGGCCGGCCGGTGCCGCTCGGCGAGGTCGGACCGGTGGCCTGGTCCGAGGGGATGCGGATGGCCGCCGCGCTGCACGAGGGCCGCACGATCGAAGGGGAGGAGTCGGCATGA